The proteins below come from a single Chrysoperla carnea chromosome 1, inChrCarn1.1, whole genome shotgun sequence genomic window:
- the LOC123305861 gene encoding translation initiation factor IF-2-like translates to MSRKSKSSGNQLGGSRNNDRAPSRRGRNDDYDSFDSFDDFDDFGPGGFGSCGMGKMDFGMGGMGGMDFGMGNMLASGCGSGRCGSGGCEWTLKTSSDGSSSCSCSDCRETAEAEVVRNAQRPRKRKENILSDCGDNGVSGRIRQGRPSKPKPVKPDDSDSSSRSYGREHQSRAKARARQEKQYKKDAERAAAKAAEKAAAKTAEKAQKSQRLSKSPKPEEANQSKKQPTTTSQERPSRPKPVEPNDSDSSSSSYGRERQGRAKARARLEKQYKKDAERAAIKAAEKAQKSKRLG, encoded by the exons atgtcaagaaaatcaaaatcgagTGGAAATCAACTAGGAGGATCACGAAATAATGATCGAGCACCATCGAGAAGAGGTAGAAATGATGATTACGATAGTTTTGATAGTTTTGATG attttgatgattttggtCCAGGTGGTTTTGGATCATGTGGTATGGGAAAAATGGATTTTGGTATGGGAGGTATGGGAGGCATGGATTTCGGTATGGGAAATATGCTCGCTTCAGGATGCGGATCAGGTAGATGTGGTTCAGGTGGATGTGAATGGACACTTAAAACAAGTTCAGATGGTAGTAGCTCATGCTCATGTTCGGACTGTCGTGAAACAGCTGAAGCTGAGGTTGTAAGAAATGCTCAGCGTCCAAGAAAacgtaaagaaaatatattaagtgATTGTGGTGATAATGGTGTTAGTGGGAGAATTCGTCAAGGGCGACCCTCAAAACCAAAACCAGTGAAACCAGATGACTCTGATAGTTCTTCCCGTAGCTATGGAAGAGAACATCAAAGCCGAGCCAAAGCTAGAGCTCGTCAAGAAAAGCAATATAAAAAAGATGCTGAAAGAGCTGCAGCAAAGGCAGCGGAAAAAGCTGCAGCAAAGACGGCCGAAAAAGCTCAAAAATCTCAAAGATTAAGTAAATCACCAAAACCAGAAGAAGCAAATCAATCCAAAAAACAGCCAACAACAACATCTCAAGAGCGTCCCTCAAGACCAAAACCAGTGGAACCAAATGATTCTGATAGTTCTTCCAGTAGCTATGGAAGAGAACGTCAAGGTCGAGCCAAAGCCAGAGCTCGACTAGAAAAGCAATATAAAAAAGATGCTGAAAGAGCTGCAATTAAGGCGGCCGAAAAAGCTCAAAAATCTAAAAGATTAGGATAA